The region atataaACATTGATGACTAAACTCCCTATTCCGTTTGGTCGATAATAAGTACTtgttattgtaaaaaaaaatatataaactacCCCAAAATGTAACAGTCCTAATGAGAGAAGGACGTTGTCATGCTTTATACGATTTAAATGTCAATGGAATGTGGAAGGCATAAAACGCTTGAGTGGTATGACAAAGGAATGATGTATAAATGTTGTAGAATGGCAACACCGATTATTTTAAAAGATATTAGTAACAACACACTGTCCTTATGATGAACCATAACACAAATATGTGTTCTCGTTATTTCAACTTAGATGACAATTGATATTGTGAGGTAGACATTAATCCAACACGATTTTAGAAATACTCTGAATATGTCATACGTAATTATCAAGTTATTTTTAGATAATATTTATACTCTCGCATAATGTTGGTTCCATTAGGTTATTAATGTGCTTGTGTTTAGAGGGACGGTTACCGTATAAATGAATAAACTATGACTAAGATGAATGATTCACAGAAACCAAGCACATGTGGTCATTTCTTTTGATGCATTAACAATAGTCTACCTTTGTTAACAATAAATAATTCGTGGCCATATCTGATATATGTTCTCGCAGTTTCCCAATCCGAGTCAGAATTCTGCTATTCACCGGCGGTTGGGGAAGGCGTTATTGTGATTCCAGATGTAGATGTGTACCCCACCAACGCTACTGTCAATCTATCTTGTAGCAACACTGGAAAAGTACTTTCCCCGGAGGATGCAGTACAAGTTTGTATGGGAGAAGATTCTTGGGATCCATCGTCGATTGTAGTTTGCAAGAGTAAGGATCTACTGTTTGTAAATTTCTCGATATTAATACATCCTAATGGCTGGCGATAACGTACAGGTGCACGCGTATCTAATTTATGTGATATTAAATATCTCAACACATTGAACAACAAGCAAGAGTTTCATCTGTAGAAACAAGGATAATGTTTTTTCAATATGCTGTTAGTCAAAATCAATAATGACTAGATGCATGAAACCATAACGCTTTATTCTTCTTTTACATTCTTTTTTCTCCCCCGAGTAGCTTGGTTTGCTATTTACAAAGAGGATTATATACAaattatctatctatctatctatctatctatctatctatctatctatctatctatctatctatctatctatctatctatctatctatctatctatctatctatctatctatctatctatctatctatctatctatctatctatctatctatctatctatctatctatctatctatctatctatctatctatctatctatctatctatctatctatctatctatctatctatctatctatctatctatctatctatctatctatctatctatctatctatctatctatctatctatctatctatctatctatctatctatctatctatctatctatctatctatctatctatctatctatctatctatctatctatctatctatctatctatctatctatctatctatctatctatctatctatctatctatctatctatctatctatctatctatctatctatctatctatctatctatctatctatctatctatctatctatctatctatctatctatctatctatctatctatctatctatctatctatctatctatctatctatctatctatctatctatctatctatctatctatctatctatctatctatctatctatctatctatctatctatctatctatctatctatctatctatctatctatctatctatctatctatctatctatctatctatctatctatctatctatctatctatctatctatctatctatctatctatctatctatctatctatctatctatctatctatctatctatctatctatctatctatctatctatctatctatctatctatctatctatctatctatctatctatctatctatctatctatctatctatctatctatctatctatctatctatctatctatctatctatctatctatctatctatctatctatctatctatctatctatctatctatctatctatctatctatctatctatctatctatctatctatctatctatctatctatctatctatctatctatctatctatctatctatctatctatctatctatctatctatctatctatctatctatctatctatctatctatctatctatctatctatctatctatctatctatctatctatctatctatctatctatctatctatctatctatctatctatctatctatctatctatctatctatctatctatctatctatctatctatctatctatctatctatctatctatctatctatctatctatctatctatctatctatctatctgtctatctatctatctatctatctgtctgtctatctatctgtctgtctgtctatctatctgtctatctatctatctatctatctgtctatctatctatctatctatctatctatctatctatctatctatctatctatctatctatctatctatctatctatctatctatctatctatctatctatctatctatctatctatctatctatctatctacttAAACTGCTTGATACTGTCACTTAACGTCACTCGTTCTTCACAGATTGTGTTAAAACCAGTGATTGCAAAGGAAAAGCAAATCGTGTTTGTGACAAGCAAACCCATTTGTGTGTCTGTCCACCTGGGTTGGCTTTAAATGGAAACGAATGTATAAGTAAGTTTGTATAAATCTTAAATGGAACttgaaataatacaaaacaaaacccttttttttcatattacgTTCCTTTACTGTTTCATCTCCTGTTTCTTGTTTATATGACAGAAAAATCGGCAACTCCTTTTATTTAGTTTGTGTTTtagtttatgtttattttaagaTTTCAGGCGTTAGAATGCTAACCCCCGGTAAAAGTCGGCAAAAGTTCATTTCGTGGTAAATTTGTAAttctcaagttttttttctcagagATATAGGGAGGAAACTTAATGGATCATTACATGTAGTTTCAaaggttaaaaacaaaatctattGCATTGGTCAATAGAATTTGTATTaggagggtggggtggagagTAAACTATGATATGTTATTTATACATGGGTAATATATGTTGACCTGCTTTCACAGAGACGCACGATGTTGTTACGAAAATAAGGTTGGACGCTACTTTCGAAGTTAATCTGTTGTATTCTGACAGtgaagaatttaaaaaactcGAAGTTGAAATATGTACATCCGTAAGTATTAACTTTCCCGGAAGTTACCGGTTTTTTAACGAAAACAGTAACAATAATGAGAACAAACCTGCTGTTAATTCGCAACATTTATGTCTCTGCTGAATGTTAAATACATCCATTGAGTACATTAAACTACGAAAAAGTAAAAGCAAATCACAAAGTTCAAGACACTACATTAAATTGTTTCAGGAAAGCCCTCATATCTCTGTCAATTGTTACATAACCtaaatactttctttcttttcgtattttgtatttttagttTCAAGTAACCCTCACGAGACGAAACACTAACGTGAAAAGAGGATATGTCgcttgttttgtattttcattCACGAATGGTAGTATCGTCGCAGATGTGGTCACACAGTATGACACCAAGGAAAATGTCACGGCGGAAAATGtcaatgacgtcattgtgaccGAGTCATTGAATCAACCAGGTGGAAACTACACGCTACCTTACCTATCAAGTAATTTTACTCTAGGAAGCACAGTGTCGACAAACGGTGAGGTTTCTTCTATTTATGATATTAATCTCAAATATCTTAATATCGTTTTTGGTAAAAGAAAAGCCTACCACATATAAATTAACAAACCCCTATTAATTACACTCAAACAGAATTTGATGTTGACGCTTGCGAAGATTCTGCCCTCAACATTTGCGATCCCGTTTATGGTGTGTGTCTGTCTAACGGGGACACTAGCTACACGTGTTCTTGTAATGAGACATCATCGTATGACTTAGCTGAAGAAGAGGACATTCACGGAGTATCTTGCGACCGTTCCGGTTAGTTTTTATTTGATGTTACTTTTAAGTTAGGTCCTCTTACCGTTGATAAGAAGTGGTCGGAGTTGATAATAAGTTAAACTTATATACATACGTCCATTAAGATAACTTTGGGACATAAGTTACAGtgtttggcaaaatgttcaccGCTTAGTGATCTTGTCGTCGTGACTCATTACACTTCCGAAAAAAAGAACATAGAATCAAACGGGCGAGAAAAAAATATCTCAGTTCATTCAAAATTTTGCAGTTGTGTCTGAATTAATTTCTAACAAAGCGACATCGATTTTGCGTGGCTCTTAATTAAAAGACTAATGTTTAGTCATTAAAAGGTCGGCTTCTGGAATTAAACTATAAAATCTAGTGATATTACAAATGATCCCAGCTCAACAAGAGCAGTACTGGTTTATGGCTTGTACAATCATCTACCCATTGGGCGGGGGTCTATGGCAAGCCGAATGTTCAATTTGTATATAAACCGGCCTTATCAGGCGATAAAAACCCggtttatcgaccgataaactTGGAATATTATTAAACCATAATTCAAGTTTATCTCCCTCAGGTTTCcataacaaattttcttttattctttttttatcAGCGGTGGTAGAGGAACTACCTCTTGGACTTATCTTCGGCTTATCGTTTGGATTATTTCTGGTTTTGCTAATCTTTTTAGTCTTGCTTGTCGTTATGTATTCAAGATACTGGAAGAAAAAGAACACTGACCCACCTGGTATGGCTCTGCTTCCAATACGGACAATCGGACAAACACAATCTGAATACGACTTAAATAATACAACCGAATTTGGAAATCTAAATGGCAACAGTGATCCTCATTTTGAAGAGTTTAGCTATACTGAGGGCAGTATTGATTACGAACTTAAAGACgaacagatgaagaaaattGAGCTTGTGATTCAGAATATGGGACGCTGAATGGTTATTATACTAGAATTACAGAATAGTTACGAAAAATGCTTTCATCGCCAATCATTTCTCTTATTTTGATAACATGACTTGGCAGTATAGTCTGTTGAATCAGGTATTAGGAAGTTACACAAAGCAGTaaggaaatgtatatattttatagaaaaaGTAAGAAAACTAGCGCGGAAGACAGAAACCAGGGAAGGTCTATTTTTCCCTTCATTATTATACCCTCAAGGCACACCTAAGGCGTATTTTATCTGATTTTGATGTTATATTATAGGAAAACGCTAAATAGTTGTGCTGTCGGTGACTGTCAAGAAACTTCATCCGACAAAAAGTCTTCAGCTTCCCAAACGATGCAGCGAACAGCAAAACGTAACCGTCTTTGAATATGTTCCGTTCAACTGAGACTCACGCAGCGGACAGCAAAACGAAACAGTCTTAAAATATGTTTCGTTCAACTGAGACTCACGCAGCGGACAACAAATCGAAACATGTCTTAGAATATGTTCCGTTCAACTGAGACTCACGCAGCGGACAACAAAACGAAACATGTCTTAGAATATGTTTCGTTCAACTGAGACTCACGCAGCGGACAGCAAAACGAAACATGTCTTAGAATATGTTCCGTTCAACTGAGACTCACGCAGCGGACAACAAAACGAAACATGTCTTAGAATATGTTCCGTTCAACTGAGACTCACGCAGCGGACAACAACACGAAACATGTCTTAGAATATGTTCCGTTCAACTGAGACTCACGCAGCGGACAACAAAACGAAACATGTCTTAGAATATGTTCCGTTCAACTGAGACTCACGCAGAGGACAACAAAACGAAACATGTCTTAGAATATGTTCCGTTCAACTGAGACTCACGCAGCGGACAACAAAACGAAACATGTCTTAGAATATGTTCCGTTCAACTGAGACTCACGCAGCGGACAACAACACGAAACATGTCTTAGAATATGTTCCGTTCAACTGAGACTCAAAACTTCTTTATAGCCTCTCAAGGCTCCAGATGAGGTCCTCAAGCAAATTGGAAGTGTATGTTTAATCAACTATTGAGCCTAAAAAGTTGTTCAGACATATAAACATTACgattaaaatttaattattaatattcttCTGTATAGACGAAGAGTGGCTAACCCTCATTTACTATCAGAAGGACGCTCTCATCACTGTAAATCATTTTTgcaagaattgaaaaagtcttGAGTTTGGTCaaactgtaaaaaataaataaaaaaggcCTTGAATAATTTTGGCTAAGAATGAAATTTCAACAGGATACTCCATATAGTCGCTCATGACTCAAAATTTAAAGGTGTTGTTTTTTCAAGTTGCAAGCATTAAAGAAACAAGATgacaatttaatattatttatgtcTTTTCGCCATTAAATGGgatgaataataacatttttataCCTTTGATATAATCAGAAGGACGCTGCGAAAAATGGGCTATTGAAGTCAGCCAATACCATGAAGTCATGTTAAGGTCACATTGTTTGTTataggtcaaatgtcacttgACAACAACAGAGGCAAGAAACAGAAGACCTTGTGAAAATGGTACTTCTAAAGTAAAACTCGGATGAACTTCATTAGGCGTATAAGAATTCACTTTTCTTGAGTACAAGAATGCATAATTGTAGTAagtagaggtcaaatgtcattgaTGTCAACAGACGGAGGTCAAACGTAAACAACATTTAAATATGGTAACTCCGATGTAAGTGTGTATCAATTTCATGTGCATGATAGTCCAGAGAGTATGTAGCATGTTGTTATTAAACATTGTCATTTGATACATTGTAATGTATCACTAAGCCATGTAGCATGTTGGTTATTATATTTGGAAATGCTACTATAAATGATTAACGCCATGATGAAACATATCATAACCATAAACGTCATCAGATATATTAGAAGAAACAAATATTAGCAAAAACCTCTTTTGATGTAACTCAAGGAAGTTCTTTGATTAATTAAAGTATGGTTGGTTACCACTTATGAAATCAGAATTTGACAAATAGTGACATCTATATATCGTTACTATGGAATTTCGAGTTGATCaaattgaaaaatcaagttaaatTATAACTCGATATACTAATTTGAAGAAATCTTTAAAGCATTTCTTTGCGATTTTAGAAAATCTATTAATGTATCAGTTTCATATGTTTAGTACCACTAAGCTTTAATTTATCTGTTTATGGTCGTTTATATGGTCAcatatcaatttgtttcaattgGAGAGTCGCCTTTCCTCTGTGACCATCTGAAAGGCCAATACCACGGAGTCTGCAAGAAAGGCCATTCCATTACCGCAGAGGGTTGCAATATTTATTAGTATCAGAAATGTACCGCATGCGATACTCAAGTTATTAGGAATACCCACCACAAGAGCAAGTAATGTACCAACAAAAGAAATTGCACATGAAAATCTAGCATTGCACTTCCCCCGGTACGCAATGGAATGGTTCGTAAAGTGAAAGTGtcttgatttttgtttgtttttgttttattgttgtttttttttttcagagagagaaatttgatttctatgcatgcatgtatttgTGTTATTGGGCCAGCTGCCTATGTAAAAATAGATTCGGAGACCTGGTTATGATTATTTCGTATGTGGAATATAGTCATGTACTTCATCGAGACTTGTTTGTCCAAGcacgaaatatttcaaaactaaaaaccCTGTCGTATTCAACAGCAACACCGCTTTAGAAACTATCCGGGTCCCCATATGTGGTACTTTGTTCCTTTAACTAGATCATAAATTAATTCATAAAATAAGACAGTTGAATGAGCATGACAACGAATATAATGTTATAATGACACTACTACATGACAACATAGAAGCGCTCTTAACTTCAAGTCTGTACTATTCTTCATTAAACGAGATTTCTTGCTGCTGGGCGGGGGTGGGGTGAgagcggggggggggatgtCCCTTAAGTGATATTCCATTGACTGAAATTGTGACATTTATATGGAAAAGAAAAGTATTCCTCAGAAGTATCACCGTATCGTATCAATACCTTGTCATTAACGCAAggtatggttgattgaatgaaaCTTAGTATTTTGACTGGTTACACCCTCAAATCTTCGCTGGAATGGTCTGTCATGTCATAAAAACAAATGTTCTTCAATATACCTTTACTATTGGTACTATTGGTCTTCCCTATTGACTATTGGTCTTAATGATGTAACCGTTAAccctgatacatttggaacgTATCCTTAGCTGCCGCCGTGGCATAGCCAGCGAGGGGTGTTTTGGGGTGGCGGGCAGGGGGAAGAGTGTTCCCGCACAGGACGCGATTGGCGACGGTGAAAAATCAAAGGAagcaagaaaaatatataaatgttctCAAACCTGGGGGATGAGGCCGATGaattgggagaggggggggtcAACAACTGAAGAGAATGTAATGAAAAGTCACCTCAAGAATATTTGCGCAacatctggggggggggtggtcaacCACGAAATAGAGGACGAAACCAGATGGTTTTCGACCGCGCAGGCACGcacatttatttttcttcttttcctctAAAAATCGGTAAAGGTTTGTAtcaaaaaaggaaattttagTACACCAatgtagttaaaaaaaaatggaaatgatagcaccattttgcatctaagcccttttCGAAAAACAGAAATGTTCAAAAGGGGATTTCCTGATGTATGGCATGCTGTCTTGCCCctcccttatacccctccccagaACGGCGATCCACCGCTATGTGCCTGAAAATGAGGACAGAAAttgcctcccccctccccaaccaaaaACCTGGTAACGCCTCTGCTTAGCTGTCATAGTACACTGTATTTGTAACTTAATATACGTGATTTGTAGTAATAATAACCCTCCgtgaataaattaaaaaagaacaaaatcatCTGAATTTACCGTTAAGACATCATTAACTTGCTGTTGTCAGATACATTCACAGGATACAACCAAACTTGAGGAATGGATATCTTCTCCAGATGATGACTTAATTTGGACCTAACGGTGCATTAAATTTCCGGCATTATTTATTAGTCTATCAACTTCAGCTACTGGAACATCCCTTTAACAACAACTACGtcaaatgtcacaaaacaaattgattaTGGTCAAAGTCTGTGTTAGAGTTTTATTTTTCTAACAACAAGAATGATAATTGTGAACGAGAGATATGAAATAACCaagatttctttttttcataatttgacgTATTTCTCACAGAATATTGGAAACAAACAATAATACTTATATTTGAAATGAGCCGTAAGCTGATTCAGAGAGCGTAATCACTCGAATGTATTATAAATCTGATATTTAAGTTAATATATTTACTACTCAAACAGACGTGTGCCAGTAACACGTGTTTAACCATTACTGGGTTACAACTATCGGTGTCTTTTTTGGCAAACCCATGCTTCCATTAATGGAAGATGGTTAAATCAGGGATTGATGAGTGAGCGTCAGGGGGACTACATTCCCGTAGTCAATTAGGTGGCCCGGGAAAATATCGAATAACCGATAATGTATGCCCATTTTCACATTCTAAGTATAGAGAGATGAAGACCGATGACGCAATTGTGCCACAACTCTGACAGCATGACGTCTCCCCAGTGCCCCACCCTCAAAACACACGATAATTATTTGATCAATATAAAAGCATGACCCACATTATCATCGGTAGAAGCCTGTCGTACAAGTAACACCAACAACAAAAGTACAACACATGCTATTTCATTACTTCTTCAAGTTTACAAACGATCTCTTACAAAGTTTCGTTTTTTAAGAAATTGAAAAGCCCTGTGTTGTGAACTCGTATGGTATCACCAGAGACCAAATCTACCGAAAGATGGTCTATTGACTTACATAATGCTTCTCCAAAACAAGAAtctgttttgttgtttgttatacATACCTCTAACTGAAGCCTGTATAACTTAGGAAGGTAGGTAAGTTTGTTCGTAACAGACTGATATATCTTAACAAGTCTTTTCATACCCAATAGCTCTAGATAGAGATTCGAAATCAAAGGTGGTTAGCCGTTAGAAATTGCAGAAATCTGTGTTGTTTTCCCCGGAAGTCCAGTCGTAACAACCGCATCCTATGAAAGGTAGGGTATAAATCTACGGTACCGTATTAAGACTCCCTAGGCACATGTCAATAGCTTGTTTTCTGGCttaaaattaactttaaaaaattGATACATTTGTAGTTTATAGTAacacaaatattaatatattttcgttatttcgagaaaaaaaatttcTCGTAATTTCGAAAATCATTtcgaaatttattttttattttttattttttgtggtaACATTGCGCTACCGTATTATAATCATTTTGTCACAGCTCATAAATGTTCCGAGGCAGTTGTAGGTAAGTTACGAAACAATGTGCATGTCTAACAACACAAAACATTTcctcattaataacaataaatattaGTAACACCGACAGCTTcaaatttttaacaagaaatgaaaatcaaatatacagGGAACTAATCAACTCAGGCCATAGAAACGGTTACCATGGTAAACATTATTGTTTATGAATATAGCGAGCCTCAGAAGGAGAGGTTACTTGAttgatttccttcaaacttggtatgaaggCGTATCGTGATGGAAACTTGTGTCACGTAGGCCTCCAGAGAGTAAGGTCAAAAGTAAGAGGtcagagttcaaaggtcatattAAGTGAAAAGTAATTTTTTCGGTTTCAACTCCATGTGGAAAATTGGGTTGAActgatattatatatttatattggttGCGCCAAGTACTATCAGCAATTTTGGGTTACGCGGTAACTGAAgtcaaagttaaaaattatggttttattgttttgatattaaatataCTTTTTATCCAACCTAATGATATTCTTCAAATGTGTAAGGAAGGTGCCCAATTCATGGAAACAAGTGCGTCAAGGTTGAACTATCAGATGTTAATGGTCGAAAAAAACGTCAAATGTGAACCTTTGCTATGAACACAAGGACAAATGTTGAATAGACGTAACACGTTCATATTAAAGTATTAATTTAAGAAATACATACGTTTATTAAACttttttattaacatatttGATTGAACTTATTCCAAATACTAAGAAGTCAAGGTTTCATTACGAACCCGTGTTTACTCTGTGGGCTCAGTTATTCCGTCCTTTAGTTTACATGATTTTACTTCGTAAAGACGATATATTTGTCACACcaatcaaacaaaatatttaaggcAATAAAAGTGTATTTTATCACTCAGCTTCTAATGTTATACAGAAAAGGAAGGGATGAGTTTATACAGCCACTTGGTAAGTTTA is a window of Apostichopus japonicus isolate 1M-3 chromosome 21, ASM3797524v1, whole genome shotgun sequence DNA encoding:
- the LOC139963000 gene encoding uncharacterized protein → MPMEATVVVTPSAAELPCERPDISSDENLSITPDETSYLPGSTIAYNCQQGYQLIGNHSATCKDGCFQPPDIPNCQVQCRNPSLEDNEVELVPFKAFYNNGSSIFFSCPMDFELSGPESALCVEGQFDLPQQPTCKGLSCPIPLVTDETIEVTPNQTEYTDGDIISFNCSNENDILVGSEEAECNQGYFDVPVDLSCVSQSESEFCYSPAVGEGVIVIPDVDVYPTNATVNLSCSNTGKVLSPEDAVQVCMGEDSWDPSSIVVCKNCVKTSDCKGKANRVCDKQTHLCVCPPGLALNGNECIKTHDVVTKIRLDATFEVNLLYSDSEEFKKLEVEICTSFQVTLTRRNTNVKRGYVACFVFSFTNGSIVADVVTQYDTKENVTAENVNDVIVTESLNQPGGNYTLPYLSSNFTLGSTVSTNEFDVDACEDSALNICDPVYGVCLSNGDTSYTCSCNETSSYDLAEEEDIHGVSCDRSAVVEELPLGLIFGLSFGLFLVLLIFLVLLVVMYSRYWKKKNTDPPGMALLPIRTIGQTQSEYDLNNTTEFGNLNGNSDPHFEEFSYTEGSIDYELKDEQMKKIELVIQNMGR